The genomic interval TGGCGACGCTGCCGCTGCTGGCCGGGCGCAACATCGACGCCGGGTTCGTGCTCCCGGCGATCGCGACCGGTGTGGACCTCGTCGTGCACTGTCGGCGTGCGGCCGACGGGAGCCGCTTCGTCGCGGAGATCGTGGAATCCACCGGTCGCGTCGTCGACGGCACGATCCAGACGCGGCCGGTGTACCGGCGGGCCGAGTCGTGACGATCGTCTGGGGTGCGGTGCTGGCCGCCGGCATCCTGCTGATGATCTCGCCGTGGCTGTGGCCGGGTGGGATGCGCCGCGGCCCCGCGTCGTCGGACGGCCGGGTGAACCGGATGCTGCAGGAGGCGGGCTTCGCGCACGCGCCCGCGGGGCGCCCGGTGCTCATCGCGGTCGTGCTCGCCGCCGTCGGTGCCGCTGTGGCGTGGCTGGTCACCGGCCTCCCCGCGGTCGCGCTCGTCGCGGCCGTCGCGGCCGGCTGGAGCCCGTTCGCGTGGCTGCGCGCGCGGGGGCGCCGTCTGCGCCGCTCGCGGCGCGCGCTGTGGTCCGACGTGTGCGAGCTGCTGATCTCGTCCGCGCGCGCGGGCATGTCGCTGCCGGATGCGGTCTCCGCGCTCGCCGCGAACGGACCGCCGCCGCTCCGGGGCGCCTTCGCGCGGTTCGCCGCGGACATGGCGGCCTCGGGCCACTTCGACTCCAGCGCGCTCCGGCTGAAGGCGGCTCTGGCCGACCCGGCATCCGATCGGATCATCGAGACGCTCCGGATGGCGCGACAGGTGGGCGGGACCGAGCTGGTCAGCGTGCTGCGTGCGCTCTCGGCATCCGTCCGCGCCGACGCGACGCTGCGCGCCGAAGTCGAGGCGCGGCAGTCCTGGGTGCGGGGTGCGGCGGTGGTCGGCGTCGTCGCGCCGTGGGTGGTGCTCGGCCTGCTCGCGATCCGGCCGGAGGGAGCCGCCGCGTACGCGACCGCGGGCGGCGTCATGGTCGTGCTGATCGGGGCCGCCGTCTCCGTCGTGGCGTACCGGCTGACGCTGCGGCTCGGCCGGCTCCCCGAACCGCAGCGGTGGTTCGGATGAACCTCGTCAGCCTCGCCGCCTGCGCCGTCGTGCTCGGCACGGCGTTCGCCGCCGGAGTCCTCCTGGCCGCGGTGCGGGTGCCGCGCTGGTCCGCGCCGACGCTGTCGCGCCGCATCGCGCCGTACCTGCGGGACATCGCCGACCCGCGTGGGCTGACGCCGCTCGCGCCGACGCCCGTGTTCGGCACCTGGCGCGCGCTGCGCGACCGGATCGCGGCGGGATGGGGCGGCGGCGAGGCCCTCGCACGCCGACTGCGGCAGGCGGGGTGGGCCCCTGACGTGGTCGCGTTCCGCGCGACGCAGCTGGCCTGGGGTGTCGGCGGTCTCGCCGCAGGCGGGGTGCTCGCCGTGGCGTTCACCCTCGCCGGGCGTGGCGGACCCGTCCTCGCGCTGCTGCCGCCGCTGCTGGCCGTCGCGGGGCTCGTGGGGTGGGATCACCGGCTCAGCCGGGCGGCGCGGCGCCGCACCGCGCGAGTGGAGGAAGAGCTTCCGACCGTGCTGGAGTTCCTCTCCCTGTGCCTGGCGGCCGGTGAGGGTCTGCGCGACGCGCTGCGCCGCGTCGGCGACGTCGGCTCGGGCGAGCTCACGGCGGAGCTCCGCGGGGCGGTTCTCGCCAGCGGCACCGGGTCGAGCCTTCCGGACGCGCTGCTTGCCGTTGCGAAGGCGCTCGATGTGCCGGCGCTGTCCCGAGCGATCGAGCACCTCGTCGCGGCGATGGACCGCGGCGCCCCGCTCGCGCACGTCCTGCAGGATCAAGCCGTCGACGCCCGCGAGGACGCCAAGCGGGCGCTCATCGAGGCGGCGGGCCGCAAGGAGATCCTGATGCTCCTGCCCTTGGTGTTCCTCATCCTGCCGTTGTCGGTTCTGTTCGCCGTGTTCCCTGGCATCGTGATGCTCCGGCTCGGCCTGGGCTGACCCGCCTGTGGATAACTTGCGCGGCGCCGGCGGGATTCGCGCACACTGCGGGGTATGAGAAAGGCAATCCGCTGGATCGTCCGCGACGTCGTCGACGACGAGACCGGAGATGTCCCGGGATGGGTTCTGGTGACGCTCATGACCGCCGGCCTCGTGGTCGCGATCTGGACTCTCGCCGGGCCCGCGCTCGCGGACTTGTTCGAGCAGGCGCTGGAGCGCGTGTCAGGCTTCTGACCTCGCGCGATCGGACGTGGGTGTGAGCGGGAGAATGCGACGGCTGCGGGACGACGATGACGGCTCCAGTGCCGTCGAGTTCGTCCTCGTCGGGACGCTCTTGACCCTGCTGACGCTCGCGGTGCTGCAGCTGGCGCTCGCGGTCTACATCCGCAACGTCGTCCACGACGCCGCCGTCGAGGGGGCGTATCACGGCGCACTCGCCGATACCGACGCCGCAGCCGGCGCCGCGCGTACGGCAGCGCTGATCTCGACGGCCGTGGGCGGGGCGCTGGATGCCGAGGTCAGCGCAGCCGACACCGACGGCGACCGCGGCGCGGAGGTGGAGGTCACCGTCGTCGCGACCCTGCCGCTCATCGGGCTGCTCGGCGTGCCCGGCGGAATGGAGGTAACCGCGCGTGCCCCGCGTGAGAGCTTCGACTGACGCCGGCGCGATCGCCGACCGCGGCGGCGTCCGCCCCCGGAGCGACGCCGTAGCTGACGGGGGAGTGGAAACCGGTCTCGCCGGCGACGCCGGCTCGGCGGCGCTCGAGTTCATCCTCGTCGGCCTCGTGCTGCTCGTGCCGATCGTGTACCTGATCGTGGCGCTCGGCGCGATCCAGGGGCAGTCGCTCGGCGTCGAGACCGGCGCCCGTCAGATCGCCCGGACCATCGCCTCGGCGCCCGACACGGTCACCGCCGACCAGCGTGCCGAGCGGGTGCTCGCCGCGATCGTCGCGGAGTACGGGCTGGATCCGAGTGCCGTCGACGTCGACGTTCGCTGCGTCGACACATCCCCGGACTGTCCGGCCGCGGGCGCCCTGCTCTCGGTCATCGTCCGGACCGAGATCCCGCTGCCGCTCGTCCCGCCGATCCTGGGCCTGGATCAGTTCGCGCGCGTCCCGGTCGAGGCGACCTCGGTGCAGAAGGTCTCGCGTTTCTGGGTGGAACCGTGAGTCGGCCGGTGCGCTCCGCGGCGGACGACGAGGGGAGCGTGCTGCTGCTCACGCTCGGCTACGCGATCCTCGCGCTCGTGCTGGTGCTCGTCTGCGTCGACGCCACGAGCCTGTATCTCGCGCAGAAGCGGGCGGATGCCGCGGCCGACGCCGCCGCGCTCGCGGGCGCCGACGGGTTCGTCCTGACCGTCACCGCGGGTGGTGCCACCGCGGAGCTCACCGACGACGGCGTGGCCGAGCAGGCCGCCGCGCTGTTGGCGGCCACCGGCACCGCGACGCTCGTGAGCGCCGGCACCCCCGACGGGACCTCCGCGGAGGTGACGGTGCAGACGCAGTGGCACCCGCCGGTGCTGACGCTGTTCGTCCCCGAGGGATGGACGCTGCAGGCGACCGCTACGAGCCGCACCGCACTGCGCTGAGAGAACCGCTGCCGGAGTGCGCCGCCCGTCTCACCGGGCGCGCGGCACGAAGCGCGGCACCCATCGGAGGAACGCGGCGGCGCCGGCCAGTCCGATCACGCCGACGACGCCCGTGGCCGCCGACAGGGACAGCGCCGCCGCGATCGCCGAGACGAGGAGCGGAGACAGCGCGCCGCCGGCATCCGTCAACGTCCGCCACGATCCGAGGAACGGTGCAGGATCGTCCTGGGGCGCGACGTCGGCGCCGAGGGTGAGGAGGATGCCGCTGGACAGCCCGTTGCCGACGCCCAGCACCGCGGCGAACAGCGCGAACCACATCGCGGAGTCATCGAGGTCGTGGGTCACCGAGAGGGCGAGGAATCCGGCGCCCATGAGCACCATCGCGGGCAGCGCCGCCCACAGCCGGCCGAAGCGGTCCATGACCTGGCCGCTCGCGTAGAACAGAGCGAAGTCGATCGCTCCCGAGACGCCGACGACGAGCGCGATGGTCTGCGCGTCCAGTCCGATGGAGACGCCCCACAGGGGCAGTACGACCTGGCGGGCGGAGCGGACAGCCGACAGGGATGCCGCGGCGAGCCCGAGGCGTGACAGCACATCACGATGGCGCCACATGGTGCGGAACACGCCGGCGCGGCCCGGCACCGGGATCGCGCCCGTGACGACCTCGCCGGTGTCTTCGCTGAGACGCGCATCGCGGGTCGCGGGAGCCGCGACCTGCGTCTCGGGGTCGGGACCGAAGACGACGAGGGCGACGGTGGCCACGAGGCACGCGCCGAAGAACCAGACGGTCGCGTGCTCGTCGCCGAAGATCGCGAGCAGGACGGCGGCGATGAACGGCCCGACGAACATGCCGAGTCGGAACGTCCCGCCCAGCAACGACAGGGCGCGCGCCCGGAACGCCAGCGGAACGCGTGTCGTCATGAACGAGTGGCGGGCAAGGCCGAAGGCCGCGGCGCAGAACCCGATGAGGAGAACCGCTGCTGCGAGCACCGGGAGGCTCGGTGCGAGCAGCAGCCCGGCGACGCCGGCGAGGGCGAGGACCCCGCCGCCGGCCATCGTCACGCGTTCGCCGACGCGCGCCACCGCCCACCCTGCGGGGATGTTGCCGCAGAGCTGCCCGACAACCAACGCCGCCGCGACGAGCGCTGCGGTGGGGACGTCGGCGCCGAGCTCGGCCGCGATCACCGGAAGCAGTGGCACGACGGCGCCCTCGCCGAGGGCGAACAGCACCGTGGGGCCGTAGATCATCGGAGCGAGTCGCCACAGCATCCGCCCCATCTCGGGTGCGGGGTCGGCGGTGCTCACCCTGTTCACGTTAGTCTGGACTGTCATGCTTGATTTCGATCCTTCCGCCGACATCCAGGCCCTGCGCTCCACCTTCGCCGACATCCAGGCGGTGGTCGACGTCGAGGGGCTGCGTGCCGAGATCGCGCGCCTGTCCGAGGAGGCCGGCGCTCCCGATCTCTGGGACGACGTCGAGAAGGCGCAGAAGGTGACGAGTGCGCTCAGCCACCGCCAGGCCGACCTCAAGCGCGTCACCGACGTCGAACAGCGCCTCGACGACCTCGATGTGCTCGTGGAGCTCGCCCACGAGATGGACGACGAGGACACCGCCGACGAGGCCCGCAAGGAGATCGCCGAGCTGCAGGACGTCATCGGCCAGCTCGAGGTGCAGACGCTCCTCGACGGCGAGTACGACGACCGGCCCGCCGTCGTCACGATCCGCTCGGGAGCCGGCGGCGACGACGCCACCGACTTCGCCGAGATGCTGCTGCGCATGTACCTGCGCTGGGCGGAGCGTCACAAGTACGCCGTCAAAGTGATGGACACGTCCTACGCGGAGGGGGCCGGCATCAAGTCGGCGACCTTCGAGGTCGATGCCCCGTACGCGTACGGCACGCTGTCGGTCGAGGCCGGCACCCACCGCCTCGCCCGCATCAGCCCGTTCGGCGGTGCCGACAAGCGGCAGACCTCCTTCGCGGCTGTCGAGGTGATCCCCGCGCTCGAGGAGGCCGTCGAGGTCGAGGTTCCCGAGAGCGACATCCGCGTCGATGTGTTCCGGTCATCGGGCCCCGGCGGGCAGTCCGTCAACACGACCGACTCCGCCGTGCGCATCACCCACCTGCCGACGGGTCTCGTCGTCTCCATGCAGAACGAGAAGAGCCAGATCCAGAACCGCGCCGCCGCGATGCGCGTGCTGCAGACGCGCCTGCTGCTGCTCAAGCGCGAGGAGGAGGCCGCGAAGAAGAAGGAGCTCGCCGGTACCATCACCGCGAGCTGGGGCGACCAGATGCGCTCGTACTTCCTCTACGGCCAGCAGCTGGTCAAGGATCTGCGCACCGGATACGAGGTCGGCAACCCCGCCGTCGTGTTCGACGGCGATCTCGACGGCCTCATCGCGGCCGGCATCCGCTGGCGCAAGCGCAAAGACGACGACGACTGATCCGGCAGATTGCGCCGGACGAGCGCGCCAGGGGTGTCGCACCCGGCATCCGCGGCGCCCGCGCTTAGGCTCGACAGGTCATGATCCGGTTCGAGCACGTCACCAAGAGATACCGCGGGACCAGCAAGCCGGCGCTGAGCGACGTCGACTTCGAGGTGCAGCGCGGAGAGTTCGTCTTCCTGGTCGGCGCGTCCGGCTCGGGGAAGTCCTCCTGCCTGCGGCTGATCCTCCGCGAAGACAATCCGAGCGACGGCCGCGTCGTCGTGCTCGGGCGAGATCTGCGGACCCTCTCCACCCGCAAGGTCCCCTACTTCCGCCGCCACATCGGCTCGGTGTTCCAGGATTTCCGCCTGCTGCCGAACAAGACCGTCTTCCAGAACGTCGCGTTCACGCTGCAGGTCATCGGCTCGTCCCGCGCGTTCATCCAGCAGGCGGTCCCGGAGGTGCTCGCCCTGGTCGGCCTGGACGGCAAGCAGAAGCGACTGCCGCACGAGCTCTCCGGCGGTGAGCAGCAGCGCGTCGCGATCGCCCGCGCGCTCGTCAACCGCCCGCAGATCCTCCTCGCCGACGAGCCGACCGGCAACCTCGACCCCGCCACGTCGGTGGACATCATGCAGCTGCTGGCTCGCATCAACGCCGGCGGCACGACCGTCGTGATGGCCACCCACGAGGCCGGATTCGTCGATCAGATGAAGCGCCGCGTGATCGAGCTGCGCGGCGGCGTCATGGTCCGCGACGATCGTCACGGCGGCTACGGCGACACCTCCGCGATCCCGAGCCTCACGCCCCAGGTGGAGAAGGGCGCGGCCGCGACAGCCGCTCTCACCGCGGTCCTCGAGCTGCAGCGGCAGATCGCGTCCGCTCCGGTCCAGCCCGTCCCCGTGCTCACCGAGCCGGCGACGGATGCCGGGACCCCGGCATCCACGCCGGCGCGCCCCGCTGCCTCCGCCGCGACCGACGTCCCTGCCGCGCGGCAGACCCCGCCCCAGGCCCCAGCCCAGGCGCCGGCCCCGGTCCCGGCCGAGCCCGCGCCGCTGACGCGACCGATCGCCATCGACGCCCCCGAGGTCGACCTCGGCGAGCTCGGTCTCGGTGACATCGACCTCGGAAAGCTCGGCGTCGCCGATCGGCTCGATGAACGGCAGGACGACGAAGTGGGGCCGACCTCATGAGGGCGGGACTGATCCTCTCCGAAGCGCTGACAGGACTGCGCCGCAACGCGTCGATGGTCATCTCGGTGATCCTCGTCACATTCGTCTCGCTGACCTTCGTGGGCGCCGCGATGCTGATGCAGATGCAGATCGGCAAGATGAGCGCCTACTGGGCCGAGCGCGCGCAGGTCTCGATCGTGATGTGCCGTGATGACTCCACCGTGACCACGTGCGCCGAGGGGGCGGCGACGCAGGAGCAGCTCGACGAGGTCGCCACGCGACTGGCGAGCCCGGCGCTGGCCGACATCGTGCGCGACGTGCGGTTCGAGTCGGCCGATGAGGCGTACGAGAACCTCCTGAAGCTCTACGGCGACGAGTACAAGGACTACGTCACCCCCGCTCAGCTGGGGGAGACGTACTGGGTGGGCCTCGTCGACCCGGGCAAGTCCGACGTGATCACCGAGGCGTTCAACGGCATGACCGGCGTCGAGGGCGTGAAGAATCAGATGCAGTACCTCGAGCCGCTGTTCTCGGCGCTCACCGTCGCGACCTACATCGCGGTCGGCATCGCCGTCCTCATGCTCATCGCGGCGGTCCTGCTCATCGCGACGACCATCCGGCTGTCCGCCTACGCGCGCCGCAGAGAGGTCGGCATCATGCGACTGGTCGGCGCGTCCAACCGCTTCATCCAGACGCCGTTCATCCTCGAGGGCGTCGCCGCGGCGTTCATCGGTTCGCTTCTGGCCGGCGCGGCGATCGTGCTGGGCGTGCACTTCGGCGTGGGGCAGTACCTCCACGACCGGGTCACCTTCATCACGGACTGGGTGGGGATGTCGGATGCCGCGATCGTCATCCCCGTCATCATCATCATCGGGCTGGTGCTCGCCGCGTTGTCGGCGGGCTTCGCGATCCGCCGCTGGCTGCGCGCCTGATCCCGGCGGCACGATAGACTGACGGGCTGCCGCGACCGCGGCATCCGTCGATACACGGGTCCAGGCCCGGAGGAGTCCGCACAATGCCCAGGGAACGCGGGGAGAAGGTCGTCGCGACCAACCGTCGCGCACGTCACGAGTACGCCATCGAGAAGACGTACGAGGCGGGACTCGTGCTCACCGGGACCGAGGTGAAGTCGCTGCGGGAAGGGCGGGCCAACCTCAATGACGGGTACGCGTACATCGACGGCGGACAGGCGTTCCTCGACGCTGTGCACATCCCGGAGTACGCGCAGGGGCACTGGACGAACCACTCCTCCAAGCGCACACGCAAGCTGCTGCTGCACAAGGAGGAGATCATCAAGCTCTCCCACGCCATCAGCGCGGGCGGGTACACCCTCGTGCCCCTGAAGCTCTACTTCTCCGATGGACGCGCCAAGGTGGAGATCGCGGTCGCGAAGGGCAAGCGCGAGTACGAGAAGCGTCAGACGATCCGCGAGCGTGAGGACAAGCGCGAGGCCGAGCGGGCCATGCGCAGCCGAAACCGCCTCGGCGAGTGACGCGCCGCGCCGTCAGCTCGCGGTGAAGCGGGCCTCGACGGCCGCGGTGACGACGATGTCGTCGGGGCGGAAATCGACGGCCGGCGACGCCGCGTCGGCTGCCCTCGCCGCGCGCGCCAACATGCGCGGCGCGGGGTGTGCCGGGCCGTGGTCGCCGAGCAGTCCCAGATCGGCGATCTCGATCGGGACGACCGTCGCGCGGCCCAGCGCGCTCGCGTAGGCGGTGGCACGCTCGACGGCGACCGCGACGGCATCCGTCGCCACCTCGCGTTCGACCCGTGCGCGCGTCTCGGGGGTGAGCTGCCAGTCGACGGCGCCGACCTGCAGGCCCTCCGTCGCCGCGATTCCGTTCAGCCAGTCCGAGAGCGCCAGGACGTCGGTGAAGGTCGCGGTGACCTCGACCGAGGCGTGGTGGACGAGGTCGAGCTGGCGTCCCTCGTTGTTCCACGGCCGATCCGCCCAGACCGAGACGCGCTGGCTCGCCCAGTCGGCGACGGTCCCGGCCGCCTTGCGCGCGTCGAGGTCGGCGCGCACCGGCCCGGCGAGGGCGGCGAGGCGCTCGACGACGCCGCCGCGGTCGGGGCCGTCGAGCGAGGCCGTCACCTGGGCGACGGCGCGTTCGGGGGCGAGGAGGGTCTGGCTCTCGCCGCGGACGGTGATGATCACGTCGGTCATACGCTAAACTGTAATGCTCGGGTGCCCGCGGCTCCCGAGGACAACTCCACAGGGTGACAGTGGCTCGATTCGCCGCCGGACCACATGGTCCGAGGCTCCAGGGGCTGATCGGTTTCGACAGCGTCTGGGAATCTGCGAGAAGCGGGCCGAGGATGCAGGGTTATCTCGTAAACGATCTCTGCGAAACAATAAGTGCCGATGCAAAGCGCACTGACTTCGCCCTCGCTGCCTAAGCGAGCCCGATAGTCCGTCAGACCGTAGGTGATCCCGCTACGGACCCTGGCGTCATCTAGGGATCTTGCCGCGTGACGGGGCCTCGACGTCACGCGGGACTCTTCGGAGGCTGGGCTCGTCGACTTAGGTGTCTGTGACAAAGGTCGGAGCCGAGCAGAACGTCTCTACAGACTGCGCCCGGAGAAGACGCAGTATCCCAGCGTTGGACGGGGGTTCGATTCCCCCCAGCTCCACCAGCCGCTGTCATCAGGCGAAGGCCCCGGCATCCCGCACGACGTGCGACGGATGCCGGGGCCTTCGCCGTCCGGTCGTCCTCAGCTCGCGGGGCGCTGGATCAGCAGAAGCCCCTGCTTGGTGTCGGCCACCGTCACCCAGCCGTCGCCGAACTCGTACGTCATGCCGTAGCCGTCCTCGTCGGTCGTGGGAGACTGCGTGGCGTCCTCCGTGACGTAATAGCCCTCGGCGGCCTCCTCGCGGGTCCACCCCTGCGACTCCAGACGGCTGACCGCGGCATCCGCCTCCTCCGCCGTGATCGGCGCCCAGCCGAACAGCAGCAGATTGCCCGACGCGACGGAGTAGTCCGCCCACGTGCACGTGATGCCGCCCTCGAGCGTCTCACCCGCGACCGCGAAGACATCTTCCTTGTAGGTCCAGTTCTGCGCCTTCAGGTCGGCGAGGATGTCGCTGCCGATGAGGTCTTCGCACGACGCCTCCGCCGCGCCCGCCGTGGCCGTGGCGCTCGGGGTCGGAGCGGCGGTGGTCGCCGCGGCGGTCGGTGAGACCGCGTTGCCGGTCGCGGTGGGCGCCGGCTGCGCGCTGCCGCCCCCGCAGCCGGTGAGCAGGACCGGCAGCAGGACGGCGGCGCCGAGGGTGGCGGTGAGGGACAGGCGGCGGGAAGTCGTCATGTGGCGTTCTCAGTTCGTGGTGGCGGGGGAGGAGAGCAGGGTGAGGAAGTCGTCGTGCAGGATGCTGTTGGTCGCCAGCGACGAGCGCGACGCGATGCTGTCGGAGCCGTCGATGTCGGAGAACCGTCCGCCGGCCTCATGGACGATCGGGACGAGGGCGGCGATGTCGTACTCCTTGACGCCGAACTCGGCGACGAACTCGAGGCGCCCTTCGGCCAGCAGCATGTACGGCCAGGTGTCGCCGTAGCCGCGGTCGCGCCAGACGGCACGGCTGAGGCGGAGCAGGTCCTCGCTGCGGCCCACCTCGTCCCACTGGGCGATCGACTGGAAGCTGACGCTCGACTCCGCGATCGTCGACACTGTCGACACCGCCAGGCGTCGCGGATCGCCCTCCGGCGTGTTCGTCCACGCGCCGAGGCCCGTCGCCGCCCACCAGCGGCGTCCGAGCGCCGGCTGGCTCGCGACGCCGACGCGAGGGACGCCGTCGATCGCGAGGGCGATCAGCGTCGTCCACATGGGGATGCCCTTGAGGTAGTTCGCGGTGCCGTCGATGGGGTCGATGATCCACTGCCGCGCGCTGTCACCGCTCGTGCCGTACTCCTCGCCGAGGATGCCGTCTGCGGGGCGCTCCGCGGCGAGGATGCCGCGGATCGCCCGCTCGGTGGCGAGATCCGCCTCCGTGACGTGCGAGGCGTCGGCCTTCAGCTGGACGTCGAGATCGGCGGCATCGAAGCGTGCCATCGTGACGGCATCCGCCGCGTCGGCCATCTGCAGTGCGAGCGCGAGATCATCGGACAGATCGCCGTCGAAGGGCGCACTCCAGGAGGGTGTCGCAGCGGGGGAGGTCACGTGGTCAAGGATACGTGGCACGGCATGCTCGATTCGCGATGAACCGCATCGGGATGGTAACGTTGCTCCTCGGTTCGCCCCTGCGAAAGCGGCGGCCACGGAACGCACCTCTAGCTCAATCGGCAGAGCAACTGACTCTTAATCAGTGGGTTCTGGGTTCGAGTCCCAGGGGGTGCACCACCAGGAAACGCCCCTCCCGACACTCGTCGGGAGGGGCGTTTCGCTGTGCGGCGCCGGCGCCGGGCGGGCGTTCGTCCGACGCAGATGGCGGACATCGCCGCTGATGGCGACGATTCGCGTCGGATGAACGGATGCCGCCGCGCGTTCATCCGACGCAGATCGCCGTTTCCCGGAGGAATCGCGACGATGTGCGCCGGATGAAGGATGCGCCGGATGACGGATGCGCGGGTCCGCCCGCGCGGAGCACCCCGCTACGCCGCGTCGCCGACGAGCACGGCGGCGGCTTTCTCCGCGGCATCCGCCTCGTGCGCGTCGATCCGCGCCAGTGCGCGGCGCCCGAACAGGATCGTCGCCGCCGAGACGAGCACCGACACCGCGGCGAAGACGAACGGCACCGACGCGTTGAAGGCGTGCCACAGGGCCGCCGCGATCGGGGGAGCGGCCGCACCGCCCAGGAACCGCACGGCCGAGTACGCCGACGATGCGA from Microbacterium aurum carries:
- a CDS encoding type II secretion system F family protein, producing MTIVWGAVLAAGILLMISPWLWPGGMRRGPASSDGRVNRMLQEAGFAHAPAGRPVLIAVVLAAVGAAVAWLVTGLPAVALVAAVAAGWSPFAWLRARGRRLRRSRRALWSDVCELLISSARAGMSLPDAVSALAANGPPPLRGAFARFAADMAASGHFDSSALRLKAALADPASDRIIETLRMARQVGGTELVSVLRALSASVRADATLRAEVEARQSWVRGAAVVGVVAPWVVLGLLAIRPEGAAAYATAGGVMVVLIGAAVSVVAYRLTLRLGRLPEPQRWFG
- a CDS encoding type II secretion system F family protein — protein: MNLVSLAACAVVLGTAFAAGVLLAAVRVPRWSAPTLSRRIAPYLRDIADPRGLTPLAPTPVFGTWRALRDRIAAGWGGGEALARRLRQAGWAPDVVAFRATQLAWGVGGLAAGGVLAVAFTLAGRGGPVLALLPPLLAVAGLVGWDHRLSRAARRRTARVEEELPTVLEFLSLCLAAGEGLRDALRRVGDVGSGELTAELRGAVLASGTGSSLPDALLAVAKALDVPALSRAIEHLVAAMDRGAPLAHVLQDQAVDAREDAKRALIEAAGRKEILMLLPLVFLILPLSVLFAVFPGIVMLRLGLG
- a CDS encoding TadE/TadG family type IV pilus assembly protein, yielding MRRLRDDDDGSSAVEFVLVGTLLTLLTLAVLQLALAVYIRNVVHDAAVEGAYHGALADTDAAAGAARTAALISTAVGGALDAEVSAADTDGDRGAEVEVTVVATLPLIGLLGVPGGMEVTARAPRESFD
- a CDS encoding TadE family protein — its product is MRASTDAGAIADRGGVRPRSDAVADGGVETGLAGDAGSAALEFILVGLVLLVPIVYLIVALGAIQGQSLGVETGARQIARTIASAPDTVTADQRAERVLAAIVAEYGLDPSAVDVDVRCVDTSPDCPAAGALLSVIVRTEIPLPLVPPILGLDQFARVPVEATSVQKVSRFWVEP
- a CDS encoding pilus assembly protein TadG-related protein; translation: MRSAADDEGSVLLLTLGYAILALVLVLVCVDATSLYLAQKRADAAADAAALAGADGFVLTVTAGGATAELTDDGVAEQAAALLAATGTATLVSAGTPDGTSAEVTVQTQWHPPVLTLFVPEGWTLQATATSRTALR
- a CDS encoding MFS transporter; translated protein: MLWRLAPMIYGPTVLFALGEGAVVPLLPVIAAELGADVPTAALVAAALVVGQLCGNIPAGWAVARVGERVTMAGGGVLALAGVAGLLLAPSLPVLAAAVLLIGFCAAAFGLARHSFMTTRVPLAFRARALSLLGGTFRLGMFVGPFIAAVLLAIFGDEHATVWFFGACLVATVALVVFGPDPETQVAAPATRDARLSEDTGEVVTGAIPVPGRAGVFRTMWRHRDVLSRLGLAAASLSAVRSARQVVLPLWGVSIGLDAQTIALVVGVSGAIDFALFYASGQVMDRFGRLWAALPAMVLMGAGFLALSVTHDLDDSAMWFALFAAVLGVGNGLSSGILLTLGADVAPQDDPAPFLGSWRTLTDAGGALSPLLVSAIAAALSLSAATGVVGVIGLAGAAAFLRWVPRFVPRAR
- the prfB gene encoding peptide chain release factor 2, with amino-acid sequence MLDFDPSADIQALRSTFADIQAVVDVEGLRAEIARLSEEAGAPDLWDDVEKAQKVTSALSHRQADLKRVTDVEQRLDDLDVLVELAHEMDDEDTADEARKEIAELQDVIGQLEVQTLLDGEYDDRPAVVTIRSGAGGDDATDFAEMLLRMYLRWAERHKYAVKVMDTSYAEGAGIKSATFEVDAPYAYGTLSVEAGTHRLARISPFGGADKRQTSFAAVEVIPALEEAVEVEVPESDIRVDVFRSSGPGGQSVNTTDSAVRITHLPTGLVVSMQNEKSQIQNRAAAMRVLQTRLLLLKREEEAAKKKELAGTITASWGDQMRSYFLYGQQLVKDLRTGYEVGNPAVVFDGDLDGLIAAGIRWRKRKDDDD
- the ftsE gene encoding cell division ATP-binding protein FtsE, producing MIRFEHVTKRYRGTSKPALSDVDFEVQRGEFVFLVGASGSGKSSCLRLILREDNPSDGRVVVLGRDLRTLSTRKVPYFRRHIGSVFQDFRLLPNKTVFQNVAFTLQVIGSSRAFIQQAVPEVLALVGLDGKQKRLPHELSGGEQQRVAIARALVNRPQILLADEPTGNLDPATSVDIMQLLARINAGGTTVVMATHEAGFVDQMKRRVIELRGGVMVRDDRHGGYGDTSAIPSLTPQVEKGAAATAALTAVLELQRQIASAPVQPVPVLTEPATDAGTPASTPARPAASAATDVPAARQTPPQAPAQAPAPVPAEPAPLTRPIAIDAPEVDLGELGLGDIDLGKLGVADRLDERQDDEVGPTS
- the ftsX gene encoding permease-like cell division protein FtsX, which gives rise to MRAGLILSEALTGLRRNASMVISVILVTFVSLTFVGAAMLMQMQIGKMSAYWAERAQVSIVMCRDDSTVTTCAEGAATQEQLDEVATRLASPALADIVRDVRFESADEAYENLLKLYGDEYKDYVTPAQLGETYWVGLVDPGKSDVITEAFNGMTGVEGVKNQMQYLEPLFSALTVATYIAVGIAVLMLIAAVLLIATTIRLSAYARRREVGIMRLVGASNRFIQTPFILEGVAAAFIGSLLAGAAIVLGVHFGVGQYLHDRVTFITDWVGMSDAAIVIPVIIIIGLVLAALSAGFAIRRWLRA
- the smpB gene encoding SsrA-binding protein SmpB, coding for MPRERGEKVVATNRRARHEYAIEKTYEAGLVLTGTEVKSLREGRANLNDGYAYIDGGQAFLDAVHIPEYAQGHWTNHSSKRTRKLLLHKEEIIKLSHAISAGGYTLVPLKLYFSDGRAKVEIAVAKGKREYEKRQTIREREDKREAERAMRSRNRLGE
- a CDS encoding SIMPL domain-containing protein; translation: MTDVIITVRGESQTLLAPERAVAQVTASLDGPDRGGVVERLAALAGPVRADLDARKAAGTVADWASQRVSVWADRPWNNEGRQLDLVHHASVEVTATFTDVLALSDWLNGIAATEGLQVGAVDWQLTPETRARVEREVATDAVAVAVERATAYASALGRATVVPIEIADLGLLGDHGPAHPAPRMLARAARAADAASPAVDFRPDDIVVTAAVEARFTAS
- a CDS encoding inositol monophosphatase family protein; translated protein: MTSPAATPSWSAPFDGDLSDDLALALQMADAADAVTMARFDAADLDVQLKADASHVTEADLATERAIRGILAAERPADGILGEEYGTSGDSARQWIIDPIDGTANYLKGIPMWTTLIALAIDGVPRVGVASQPALGRRWWAATGLGAWTNTPEGDPRRLAVSTVSTIAESSVSFQSIAQWDEVGRSEDLLRLSRAVWRDRGYGDTWPYMLLAEGRLEFVAEFGVKEYDIAALVPIVHEAGGRFSDIDGSDSIASRSSLATNSILHDDFLTLLSSPATTN